AACCGTCTGGATTATCAAAACCGCATGGGTATTCGGAGTCGGTCCCCACGGTGGGCAATTGCCGGGAAGTTTAAAGCACGTCAGGAAGTCACAAAAATTTTAAGTATCGTCCCCAGTGTGGGAAGAACCGGTTCAATTACGCCTGTGGCGAATCTTGAACCTGTTCATCTCGGGGGGGTCATGGTGGCTCGAGCAACCCTTCATAATCAGGATGAAATCGACAGGAAGGATGTTCGTGAGGGTGACACGGTGGTGGTTCAACGTGCAGGTGATGTCATTCCAGAGGTTGTCAAGGCCATTCTGGATAAGCGACCTGCTGGATCCCAACCTTACATTATTCCTGATCGCTGCCCTGCTTGTGAAGGCCATGTCCTCCGTCTCGAGGGAGAAGCCAAACACTATTGTCAGAATATCTCCTGTTCTGCTCAAATAAAAGGACGCATCGAACATTTTGTCGCCAAGCGCTGTATGGATATTGATGGCTTTGGAACCAAGCTGGTATCTCAATTAGTAGATACGGAACTCATTGGGAGCATTGCAGATATTTATTCTCTCAATCTGGAGCAACTGGCCAATCTGGAACGCATGGCAGAAAAGTCGGCTCTTAATATCATGGAAGCGATTGATACAAGCAAATCAGCTGATCTGTGGCGCTTAATTCATGGTCTGGGTATTCGGAATGTGGGTGAACATATTTCCAAAGTTATCGCCAGTAAGTATGGTTCTCTTCAAGCCCTGGGAGAAGCAACCGTTGAAGATCTGGAAGCAACCCATGAAGTTGGCCCCATTGTAGCCAGAGGACTGGTAGAGTTTTTTAGGGACTCAGACAATCTTAATATCCTGGAAAAATTATCCCAACACGGGCTAAATCCCACCATCGATGTGAGCGCTAGGAATGCAGGTATATTTTCAGGTCTCTCCTTTGTATTTACTGGAAAGCTGGAACACTTCAATCGCGATTCCGCCAGGGTATTGGTTGAGTCACTGGGTGGGGCTTCAGCAAATTCTATCAGCAAAAAGACAGACTATTTGGTTGCAGGACCAGGGGCAGGCTCCAAAATTGAGAAAGCCAATAAGCTGGGTGTAAAAAT
This is a stretch of genomic DNA from Candidatus Neomarinimicrobiota bacterium. It encodes these proteins:
- the ligA gene encoding NAD-dependent DNA ligase LigA, yielding MDLQQALARIRELTEALTEHNHRYYILDDPSISDTAYDALLRELIDLETQFPDLKQVDSPTQRVGSQPLAGFDQLTHSIPMLSLSNAMDEEELISFDERVRKDLEVEQLEYVVEPKLDGLGVELIYIDGVFTAGSTRGDGVTGENITKNLRTLKALPLRLRGKKRPIPPYLEVRGEVFMGHGDFEQLNQRQLDQEKQPFANPRNAAAGSLRQLDSRITASRNLLINLYAPGKIDNFTVESHMEFIQALKDWGFPVNALYELCPNIESVIQFHNKLERERENLEYDIDGTVTKVNRLDYQNRMGIRSRSPRWAIAGKFKARQEVTKILSIVPSVGRTGSITPVANLEPVHLGGVMVARATLHNQDEIDRKDVREGDTVVVQRAGDVIPEVVKAILDKRPAGSQPYIIPDRCPACEGHVLRLEGEAKHYCQNISCSAQIKGRIEHFVAKRCMDIDGFGTKLVSQLVDTELIGSIADIYSLNLEQLANLERMAEKSALNIMEAIDTSKSADLWRLIHGLGIRNVGEHISKVIASKYGSLQALGEATVEDLEATHEVGPIVARGLVEFFRDSDNLNILEKLSQHGLNPTIDVSARNAGIFSGLSFVFTGKLEHFNRDSARVLVESLGGASANSISKKTDYLVAGPGAGSKIEKANKLGVKIITEDEFRTMVGAE